The following DNA comes from Rhipicephalus microplus isolate Deutch F79 chromosome 6, USDA_Rmic, whole genome shotgun sequence.
GGAAGGCAGCGAGGCCGTCGGAGCAGGCGCGCCGCTTCTTTCTTCAGGTAGCCTTCTCAGGACTTCGGCGGCGGCTCCCATTTGCCCCCACCGGCTTTTGTTCAAGCTTCTGGGACTTCGCGTGAGGCGGAGCATCGCTGTCGCTGCTTTGGCCCACCGTCCCCGATCTGCGCTGCCGGGCGTCCTTGCTCGCGGTCCTCTCGCTCCCATCCCGCCTGTCGTCGCCAGGGCGTCTTCGCGAGCGCGAGCGCGAGCGTGACCGCTGCTCGAGGCCAGAGTGCGGCTGGCCCGCCTTTGCGTCAGATTTCCGGCTTAACCGTTTGGATTGAGCAGGGGGGGGACAAGTCGAGGCGGTGTTGTTGCGCTCGCTGTCCTCGGGCAGCACGTAGTACCCCTTGCCCGTTACGGGCAGTTCGTCCAGGGCAGAATCATGGGCACGCGCCTCCAGGTCCTCCGAAGTCACCATTGCGAGCACGTTGGCCGGCGTTAACGGCACAGAGGGGAGAGCGCTTCCCCGCTCGGTGGCACTAGCCGGCGCCCTCTGTGCTGATGGCAGAGATTCGCAGTCGTCCTGGTCCGATGGGAGTGCCCGCGGTGAAGCGGAGGAGGACTGCGCCGAAGCTGTATCGGAGGGACTGGGCTCCGTTTCAGACGAGGCAGTAGTAACCTCCTCACTCGTCTCCCGCCCCTCTCTCTCGCTGGCGAGTGAATCGGCCTCGCTGCTGCCTGTAGGCGGGTCGATGTTCGTGGGGTGGTCGCCTGCTTTTCTCACTGTCGCGCCGGGCGTGATCTTGGGCGTAAGCACCTGAAGCCGCGATTGTGGCTTTTCTGACCGGGGCGATAAAGAGCCACTAAGTGGGGCTAGATCAGAGGCGTGGTCGGAAGTTGAGGGGAAACCGCGGGCGGCCGACGCGTAGGATCGCCTTCTGAAACACTCCCTCGTCCCGTGGTGACCCCCACAACGCTTACATTCACTAGTACAGCCCTCTGTGTCATGGCCGAAAGTTCCGCACCGTTTGCAAAAGGGAGCGGAGCATGCCGTCGCCATGTGGCCCACTTCACCGCATCGTGCACAAACTCGCCTCATGCCGCGATACTCAAACATTACGCGGTGCCCTGCGATGGTCGCAAAGTTTGGCACCGGTTTGCTCATCTCTATCTTAATGACTCTTACCCCGTTGAGCTTGTTTTGGCGAGTGGCCACAGTGGCAAACGATATGCCCCTCACTTTGCCGTACTGAGCAAGGGCGTTGCTAAGTACCTCGTCTGATAAGTAGGCGGGGTACCGGTAGGCATTCACGTACGTGACCGGCGGCCCTACGGCCTCAACCGGTACGTTTTCGCCGTTAACCCGGAAgccttccgccaccattaaccTTGTCGCCTGACTGGCGTTACGCGTGCAGACGAGGAACCTAGCCCCGCCCATGTGCTGTAGAACAAATACACTATCATTCCCAGACACTAGTTCAACGGCGTCGATTAGATCATCTATCGAAACATCGCCATCGGGCGCCGTGAACATGaagcaattctccctcaccgggaggtcgGACGTCGACGCCATTCTGGTGCGCGTTGCCGCTGGCTGCCAGGAAGGCGTGGCTGGTAGGACTGGTATCGTGCAGGCTAGCTGCACACTAGTAGGactgcggctcagccgaggcgggtgCCGCGCGGATACAGGAGGCGCCGGGTGGGTTGCAGCAGGACTCCGGGACGGCAGGCGTAGACCGGGGGCCTTGCTTCACCAGGCATGGGATGAGTGGGCGCCGGACAGGGAGGTCCGAGGCTCGGGGCGGCGGTCGCACGTGCAGGACGGCGATGCCGCGTAAACTAACTTTGGCGACTTGAACCCCGGGGTCGACGTCGGCGGGACGTGACCCTGGGTCTCGCGCGGGGGCGCAAAGAAACGGCTAGCTCGacaattggtctagccaaaaggccgagaagcgatgcaattcattagcacgtaattaaaatccattctttcacacctcgtacttagttctggccaaaagccgggcaaacagtagcaaagcaattccgacgtccacccatgcacaaccagcattgtgcaccgacagcggcagcgctggcttcacggcattgcttttatccccagtccgcttgaagtttctagtttcgcttacaaacatgttaaaactgaaaccttctttttcccagaggtcgaagccacgcgtgcttgcttgcatgcgtactctctatgcgcccatgacgtcacaccaaatgcttgctggcgaacattatcaggcatgtcgcgagggatgctacagcatttgttttaaaaactgatgcatagtgtacatgtccaactcgagcaccaaagtctggaaggaaggaaaaaaaaaaaatgactgtgcaaaatgtgaatacgtcacccatccaacatggcttctacgccggctgcccaagcaacgcctctgcaacgacgcccacaatcatcggcaaaaaggtggtgcctttggctgcttcagcacgctcaacatatgccttgcaagttccgac
Coding sequences within:
- the LOC142765927 gene encoding uncharacterized protein LOC142765927, encoding MASTSDLPVRENCFMFTAPDGDVSIDDLIDAVELVSGNDSVFVLQHMGGARFLVCTRNASQATRLMVAEGFRVNGENVPVEAVGPPVTYVNAYRYPAYLSDEVLSNALAQYGKVRGISFATVATRQNKLNGVRVIKIEMSKPVPNFATIAGHRVMFEYRGMRRVCARCGEVGHMATACSAPFCKRCGTFGHDTEGCTSECKRCGGHHGTRECFRRRSYASAARGFPSTSDHASDLAPLSGSLSPRSEKPQSRLQVLTPKITPGATVRKAGDHPTNIDPPTGSSEADSLASEREGRETSEEVTTASSETEPSPSDTASAQSSSASPRALPSDQDDCESLPSAQRAPASATERGSALPSVPLTPANVLAMVTSEDLEARAHDSALDELPVTGKGYYVLPEDSERNNTASTCPPPAQSKRLSRKSDAKAGQPHSGLEQRSRSRSRSRRRPGDDRRDGSERTASKDARQRRSGTVGQSSDSDAPPHAKSQKLEQKPVGANGSRRRSPEKAT